DNA sequence from the Stenotrophomonas sp. 24(2023) genome:
CCCGAACAGGCTGAAGGCGGCCTGCAACGGCGCGCCATCTTCCGGACGGATCGGACGGATCAGCAGCTCGTGGCCGCTGGGAGCCTTGAAGATCTCATGCCAGGGCGGCATGCGGTTGCGAGTGGCCATACCGGGTGATTCCTTGGTGGTCCTTCGATTGTGGCATCCCCATGGCTGTGTTCCGTGAACGGAAGGCTCACGCCGGTACAGTCATGTGAATGGGGTCATTCGGGGGCTTTGAGCCAGTCCAGGCGGGTGGTGGCCCCCGGTTCGCCCAGGTACTGGCGCAGGGCGGGCAGGGCCGGGCCGATCACCCGGTCGAACTGCCAGGGTGCGTTGAGCAGCAGCATGCCACTGCCATTCAGGCGCAGCGGGGAGTCGTCCGGGCGCACCAGGAATTCAATGGTCATCGCCGATTTCACCGGCAGGGCGGTGGCCTTGCGCAGGAAGTGCAGGATGGTGCGGCGCTGCTTGATCGGGAACCACACCGCGCAGGTGGCCTGTGGCCAGCGTGCCAGGGTTTCGGCCAGTGCCGCCAGGATGGCCTGGTACTCGGCGTCCTGCGCCTCGTAGGGCGGGTCGATCAGCACCAGCCCGCGGCCGATCTTGGTGCCGTTGACCTTCGGCGGCAGCAGGGCACGCAGCTGGCCGTAGCCATCGCCGGGGTGCACGCCCACCCGGTTGTCATGGGCGAACAGGGTCTTCAGCGCGGCCGCTTCCGGCTCCTGCAGCTCGCACACCGCCATGCGGTCCTGTGCGCGCATGGCCTGGGCGCTCAGCAGCGGCGAGCCGGGGTAGGTGATCAGCGCACCGACCGGATTGTCGGCCTGCACGGCCTTGAGGTAGCGCTCGACCACCTCGGGCAGCGTCGGCTGGGCCATCAGCCGCACGATGCCCGATTCGGCCTCCAGCGTCTTGCGGCTTTCCTCGCTGGCCAGCAGGTAGCGCCCGGCACCGCCGTGGGTGTCGAGGATGAAGAAGGGCGAGTCCTTGCGCTTGAAGCTGTCGATCAAGGCCAGCTGGACGATGTGCTTGAGCACGTCGGCATGGTTGCCGGCATGGAAGGCGTGGCGGTAGTTCATGGGCGGCAGTGTACGGGGCCGCAGCCGCAGCGGCTATGCTGCACGCCATATGACGACGCCTGTTGCCCGGGTCCTGGTGGTCGAGGACGAAGCGGCCATCGCCCAGACCATCCTGTATGCCCTGCGCAGCGAGGGCTATGCCGCCGAGCACTGCCTGCTGGGTGGCCAGGCCCTGCAGCTGCTGCACGGAGGGCAGCACGACCTGGTGGTGCTGGACGTGGGCCTGCCCGACCTGGGCGGTTTCGAGGTGTGTCGGCGCCTGCGCGCTCTGCCCGGGCCGGCCGGGCAGCTGCCGGTGATCTTCCTGACCGCCCGCAACGATGAGGTGGACCGGGTGATGGGCCTGGAGCTGGGGGCGGACGACTACATGACCAAGCCCTTTTCCCCGCGCGAGCTGGTGGCGCGGGTGCGCGCACGCCTGCGCCGCACCCCGCAGGCCGCCGCTGCGGCCGCCCAGGGATGGCAGCAGCACGGGGCCTTCGCCATCGACCGTGAGGGCCGGCGGATCCGCTACGGCGACCAGCCGCTGGACCTGACCCGCTACGAATATGCGCTGTTGGAAGCGCTGCTGCAGCGCCCCGGTGCGATCCTCAGCCGGGCCCAGCTGATGGACCGGGGCTGGGACAGTACCGCCGACAGTGCCGACCGTACCGTGGACACCCACATCAAGACGCTGCGCGCCAAGCTGCGCGCGGCCGGTGCGGTGGCCGATCCGATCCGCACCCACCGGGGCGTGGGTTACGCGCTGGAGATCTGACCCATGCGCCTGGTGCTGAAACTGTTTCTCGGCTTCTTCCTGATCGTGGGCATCGCCGCGTTCTTCGTGATGCGCGTGTTCGTCAACGAAGTGAAGCCGGGCGTGCGCCAGGCGATGGAATCGACGCTGGTGGACGCGGCCAACGTGCTGGCCGAAATGGCAGCCTCGGACCTCAAGCAGGGCACCATCGGCAGCGGCAGCTTC
Encoded proteins:
- the creB gene encoding two-component system response regulator CreB → MTTPVARVLVVEDEAAIAQTILYALRSEGYAAEHCLLGGQALQLLHGGQHDLVVLDVGLPDLGGFEVCRRLRALPGPAGQLPVIFLTARNDEVDRVMGLELGADDYMTKPFSPRELVARVRARLRRTPQAAAAAAQGWQQHGAFAIDREGRRIRYGDQPLDLTRYEYALLEALLQRPGAILSRAQLMDRGWDSTADSADRTVDTHIKTLRAKLRAAGAVADPIRTHRGVGYALEI
- the rlmJ gene encoding 23S rRNA (adenine(2030)-N(6))-methyltransferase RlmJ, with the translated sequence MNYRHAFHAGNHADVLKHIVQLALIDSFKRKDSPFFILDTHGGAGRYLLASEESRKTLEAESGIVRLMAQPTLPEVVERYLKAVQADNPVGALITYPGSPLLSAQAMRAQDRMAVCELQEPEAAALKTLFAHDNRVGVHPGDGYGQLRALLPPKVNGTKIGRGLVLIDPPYEAQDAEYQAILAALAETLARWPQATCAVWFPIKQRRTILHFLRKATALPVKSAMTIEFLVRPDDSPLRLNGSGMLLLNAPWQFDRVIGPALPALRQYLGEPGATTRLDWLKAPE